A genomic region of Onychomys torridus unplaced genomic scaffold, mOncTor1.1, whole genome shotgun sequence contains the following coding sequences:
- the LOC118575162 gene encoding LOW QUALITY PROTEIN: solute carrier family 15 member 2-like (The sequence of the model RefSeq protein was modified relative to this genomic sequence to represent the inferred CDS: substituted 2 bases at 2 genomic stop codons), whose amino-acid sequence MSTQCLSWTIIYLSLVYVLGHVFKSLGAIPILGGKMLHTILSLVGLSLIALGTGGIKPCVAAFGGDQFEEKHAEAWTRYFSVFYLSINAGSLISTFITPMLRGDVKCFGEDCYALAFGVLGLLMVVALGEXSMEGNWXPLGPAT is encoded by the exons GACAATCATCTATCTCTCCCTAGTGTACGTTCTTGGCCATGTATTCAAGTCTTTGGGTGCCATACCTATATTGGGAGGAAAGATGCTACATAC AATCCTATCATTGGTTGGCCTGAGTCTAATAGCTCTGGGGACAGGAGGTATCAAACCCTGTGTGGCAGCTTTTGGTGGTGACCAGTTTGAAGAAAAACAT GCAGAGGCATGGACTAGATACTTCTCAGTCTTCTACCTCTCCATCAATGCAGGGAGCTTGATTTCTACGTTCATCACACCCATGCTGAGAG GAGATGTGAAGTGTTTTGGGGAAGACTGCTATGCCCTTGCTTTTGGAGTTCTGGGATTGCTCATGGTAGTAGCTCTTGGTGAGTAGAGCATGGAAGGAAACTGGTAGCCGTTGGGTCCTGCCACGTGA